The following are from one region of the Staphylococcus argenteus genome:
- a CDS encoding cell division protein SepF, which produces MSHLALKDLFSGFFVIDDEEEVEVPEKQQQVNEAPPKEQSQQTTKQNAIKSVPQKSASRYTTTSEERNSRMPNYSKNNSRNVVTMNNATPNNASQESSKMCLFEPRVFSDTQDIADELKNRRATLVNLQRIDKVSAKRIIDFLSGTVYAIGGDIQRVGTDIFLCTPDNVEVAGSITDHIENMEHSFD; this is translated from the coding sequence GTGAGCCACTTGGCTTTAAAAGATTTATTTAGTGGATTTTTTGTAATAGATGATGAAGAGGAAGTAGAAGTACCTGAAAAACAACAACAGGTAAATGAAGCGCCACCAAAAGAGCAGTCACAGCAAACAACAAAACAAAACGCAATCAAATCAGTCCCTCAAAAATCTGCATCAAGATATACAACAACGTCAGAAGAAAGGAATTCTCGTATGCCTAATTATTCAAAAAATAATTCACGTAATGTTGTAACTATGAACAATGCTACACCAAACAATGCATCTCAAGAAAGCTCAAAAATGTGTTTATTCGAACCACGTGTATTTTCAGACACACAAGATATTGCTGATGAACTTAAAAATCGTCGTGCAACACTTGTAAATCTACAACGCATTGATAAAGTGTCAGCGAAAAGAATTATTGACTTTTTAAGTGGTACAGTATATGCGATTGGTGGAGATATCCAACGTGTAGGTACTGATATTTTCTTATGTACACCTGATAATGTGGAAGTAGCTGGAAGCATTACAGACCATATTGAAAATATGGAACATTCATTCGACTAA
- a CDS encoding uracil-xanthine permease family protein yields MQNEEMFERTVKPVLDVNEKPQPAQWAFLSLQHLFAMFGATVLVPFLTGLPISAALLASGIGTLLYILITKAQIPAYLGSSFAFITPIITGLSTHSLGDMLVALFMSGVMYVIIGVLIKLSGTAWLMKLLPPVVVGPVIMVIGLSLAPTAVNMAMYENPGDMKGYNISFLVVAMVTLLVTIVVQGFFKGFLSLIPVLVGIIVGYVVAIFMGIVKFDAVMSAKWLDFPHIYLPFKDYVPSFHLGLVLVMIPIVFVTVSEHIGHQMVLNKIVGRNFFEKPGLDKSIIGDGVSTMFASIIGGPPSTTYGENIGVLAITRIYSIYVIGGAAVIAIILAFIGKFTALISSIPTPVMGGVSILLFGIIAASGLRMLVESKVDFANNRNLVIASVVLVVGIGNLVFNLKEIGINLQIEGMALAALTGIILNLILPKEKKQNN; encoded by the coding sequence ATGCAAAATGAAGAAATGTTTGAACGAACAGTAAAGCCTGTACTTGATGTAAATGAAAAACCACAACCGGCACAATGGGCATTTTTAAGCTTACAACATTTGTTTGCAATGTTTGGTGCAACGGTGCTAGTACCATTCTTAACAGGACTACCAATATCTGCAGCATTATTAGCTTCGGGAATCGGTACATTACTTTATATCTTAATAACGAAAGCGCAAATACCGGCATATCTTGGATCGAGCTTTGCATTTATTACACCGATTATCACAGGCTTAAGTACTCATAGCTTAGGTGATATGCTAGTGGCATTATTTATGAGTGGTGTTATGTACGTAATTATCGGCGTTTTAATCAAATTAAGTGGAACAGCTTGGTTAATGAAACTATTACCACCAGTTGTAGTTGGTCCAGTTATTATGGTTATTGGTTTGAGTTTAGCGCCAACAGCTGTAAATATGGCAATGTACGAAAATCCAGGTGATATGAAAGGCTATAACATAAGCTTCTTAGTTGTTGCAATGGTTACATTACTAGTAACGATAGTAGTACAAGGATTTTTCAAAGGATTCTTATCATTAATACCAGTACTTGTAGGTATCATCGTCGGATATGTGGTAGCGATTTTTATGGGGATAGTTAAATTTGATGCTGTCATGTCAGCAAAATGGTTAGATTTCCCTCATATTTATCTGCCATTTAAAGACTATGTACCATCATTCCATTTAGGTCTTGTACTAGTTATGATTCCAATCGTTTTCGTAACGGTAAGTGAGCATATCGGTCATCAGATGGTTCTAAATAAAATAGTAGGTAGAAACTTTTTTGAAAAGCCAGGCCTTGATAAATCAATTATTGGTGACGGTGTATCTACTATGTTCGCAAGTATCATTGGTGGACCGCCGAGTACAACATACGGTGAAAACATCGGTGTTTTAGCAATTACAAGAATCTACAGTATTTATGTTATCGGTGGTGCCGCAGTAATAGCAATTATCTTGGCATTCATTGGTAAATTTACAGCACTAATATCTTCAATACCAACGCCAGTCATGGGTGGTGTGTCGATTCTACTTTTCGGAATTATTGCAGCAAGTGGTTTAAGAATGCTAGTTGAAAGTAAGGTAGACTTCGCTAATAACCGTAACTTAGTAATAGCTTCTGTAGTCTTAGTCGTAGGTATTGGAAACTTAGTATTCAACTTGAAAGAAATTGGTATCAATCTTCAAATCGAAGGAATGGCATTAGCAGCACTTACAGGAATTATTTTGAACTTAATCTTACCTAAAGAGAAAAAGCAAAACAATTAA
- the pyrR gene encoding bifunctional pyr operon transcriptional regulator/uracil phosphoribosyltransferase PyrR → MSERIIMDDAAIQRTVTRIAHEILEYNKGTDNLILLGIKTRGEYLANRIQDKIHQIEQQRIPTGTIDITYFRDDIEHMSSQTSKDAIEIDTDITNKVVIIIDDVLYTGRTVRASLDAILLNARPIKIGLAALVDRGHRELPIRADFVGKNIPTSKEETVSVYLEEMDQRNAVIIK, encoded by the coding sequence ATGTCTGAGCGTATCATTATGGATGATGCAGCAATACAACGTACAGTAACGAGAATCGCTCATGAAATTTTGGAGTATAACAAAGGTACTGACAATTTAATTCTTTTGGGTATTAAAACGAGAGGTGAATATTTAGCGAATCGTATACAAGATAAAATTCACCAAATCGAACAACAACGTATACCTACTGGCACAATTGATATTACATATTTTAGAGATGATATTGAGCATATGTCATCACAAACGTCAAAAGATGCAATTGAAATCGATACTGACATTACAAATAAAGTTGTCATAATCATTGATGATGTACTTTATACTGGTCGTACGGTTCGCGCTTCACTAGACGCTATTTTATTAAACGCTAGACCAATTAAAATTGGATTAGCCGCATTGGTTGATCGAGGACATCGAGAATTACCAATTCGAGCAGATTTTGTTGGTAAAAATATACCTACTTCTAAAGAGGAAACGGTAAGTGTCTATTTAGAAGAAATGGATCAAAGAAATGCAGTTATAATTAAATAA
- a CDS encoding VOC family protein has protein sequence MYHNYNAHFVNGITLNVKDKKELKPFYEDVLGLNIINETLTSIQYEVGQSNHVITLVEVQDGREPLMSEAGLFHIAIKLPKIGDLADLLIHLSEYDISVNGGIQPASLSLFFEDPEGNGFKFYVDKDEEQWIRENELVKVDIRPLNVPRLVSHATKSLWLGIPDEAIIGALHIKTIHITEVKDYYLNYFGLKESAIMDDYSLFLASNGYYQHLAMNDWVSATKRIENFDTYGLAIVDFHYPETTHLNLQGPDGIYYRFNQIEVID, from the coding sequence ATGTATCATAACTATAATGCGCACTTTGTAAATGGCATTACTTTAAATGTTAAAGACAAAAAAGAACTAAAACCATTTTATGAAGATGTACTCGGATTGAATATTATCAATGAAACATTGACGTCGATACAATATGAAGTTGGGCAATCCAATCATGTGATAACATTAGTTGAAGTGCAAGATGGACGTGAACCTTTAATGTCAGAAGCTGGTTTATTTCATATAGCAATTAAACTTCCTAAAATTGGCGACTTAGCCGATTTATTAATACATTTAAGCGAATATGATATTTCGGTTAATGGGGGAATTCAACCTGCTTCGTTATCATTATTCTTCGAAGACCCTGAAGGAAATGGTTTTAAATTTTACGTGGATAAAGATGAGGAACAATGGATTAGGGAAAATGAGTTGGTAAAAGTAGACATTAGACCGCTAAATGTTCCGAGGTTAGTTAGTCACGCTACAAAATCATTATGGCTAGGAATTCCTGATGAGGCAATTATTGGAGCATTACATATAAAAACAATCCACATTACAGAAGTTAAAGATTATTATCTCAATTATTTTGGTTTGAAAGAATCAGCAATTATGGATGATTATTCGTTATTTTTAGCATCTAATGGATATTATCAACATTTAGCTATGAACGATTGGGTCTCTGCAACTAAACGTATTGAAAATTTTGATACATATGGTTTAGCAATCGTAGATTTTCATTACCCAGAAACAACACATTTAAATTTGCAAGGTCCAGATGGCATTTACTATCGTTTTAATCAAATAGAAGTCATCGATTAG
- the ileS gene encoding isoleucine--tRNA ligase gives MDYKETLLMPKTDFPMRGGLPNKEPQIQEKWDAEDQYHKALEKNKGNETFILHDGPPYANGNLHMGHALNKILKDFIVRYKTMQGFYAPYVPGWDTHGLPIEQALTKKGVDRKKMSTAEFREKCKEFALEQIELQKKDFRRLGVRGDFNDPYITLKPEYEAAQIRIFGEMADKGLIYKGKKPVYWSPSSESSLAEAEIEYHDKRSASIYVAFDVKDDKGIVDSDAKFIIWTTTPWTIPSNVAITVHPELKYGQYNVDGQKYIVAEALSDAVAEALGWDKDSIKLEKEFSGKELEYVVAQHPFLDRESLVINGEHVTTDAGTGCVHTAPGHGEDDYIVGQKYELPVISPIDDKGVFTEEGGQFEGMFYDKANKAVTDLLTEKGALLKLDFITHSYPHDWRTKKPVIFRATPQWFASISKVRKDILDAIESTNFKVNWGKTRIYNMVRDRGEWVISRQRVWGVPLPVFYAENGDIIMTKETVNHVADLFAEHGSNIWFEREAKDLLPEGFTHPGSPNGTFTKETDIMDVWFDSGSSHRGVLETRPELRFPADMYLEGSDQYRGWFNSSITTAVATRGVSPYKFLLSHGFVMDGEGKKMSKSLGNVIVPDQVVKQKGADIARLWVSSTDYLADVRISDDILKQTSDVYRKIRNTLRFMLGNINDFNPETDSVPESELLEVDRYLLNRLREFTASTINNYENFDYLNIYQEVQNFINVELSNFYLDYGKDILYIEQRDSHIRRSMQTVLYQILVDMTKLLAPILVHTAEEVWSHTPHVKEESVHLADMPKVVEVDQALLDKWRTFMNLRDDVNRALETARNEKVIGKSLEAKVTIASNDKFNASEFLTSFDALHQLFIVSQVKVVDKLDQATNYEHGDIVIEHADGEKCERCWNYSEDLGAVGELTHLCPRCQEVVKSLV, from the coding sequence ATGGATTACAAAGAAACGTTATTAATGCCTAAAACAGATTTCCCAATGCGAGGTGGTTTACCTAATAAAGAACCACAAATCCAAGAAAAATGGGATGCAGAAGATCAATACCACAAAGCGTTAGAAAAAAATAAAGGTAATGAAACATTTATTTTACATGATGGACCTCCATACGCGAATGGTAACTTGCATATGGGACATGCCTTGAACAAAATTTTAAAAGACTTTATTGTACGTTACAAAACTATGCAAGGATTTTACGCGCCTTATGTGCCAGGTTGGGATACACATGGTTTACCAATTGAACAAGCTTTAACGAAAAAGGGTGTTGACCGCAAAAAGATGTCAACAGCTGAGTTCCGTGAAAAATGTAAGGAGTTTGCTTTAGAGCAAATTGAATTACAGAAAAAAGACTTCAGACGTTTAGGTGTTCGTGGTGACTTTAATGATCCATATATTACATTAAAGCCTGAATATGAAGCTGCACAAATTCGTATTTTCGGTGAGATGGCTGATAAAGGCTTAATTTATAAAGGTAAAAAGCCAGTATACTGGTCTCCATCTAGTGAGTCTTCATTAGCAGAAGCTGAAATTGAATATCATGATAAACGCTCTGCATCAATCTATGTTGCGTTTGATGTAAAAGATGACAAAGGTATCGTTGACTCAGATGCTAAATTCATTATTTGGACGACAACACCTTGGACTATTCCATCAAATGTTGCTATCACTGTACATCCGGAATTAAAATACGGTCAATATAATGTTGATGGTCAAAAATACATCGTTGCAGAAGCATTGTCTGATGCCGTAGCAGAAGCGTTAGGCTGGGATAAAGATTCAATCAAATTAGAGAAAGAATTTTCAGGAAAAGAATTAGAGTATGTTGTAGCACAACATCCATTCTTAGATAGAGAATCATTAGTAATTAATGGTGAACATGTTACTACAGATGCCGGTACAGGTTGTGTACACACAGCACCAGGACACGGGGAAGATGACTATATTGTAGGTCAAAAATATGAATTGCCTGTTATTAGTCCAATTGATGATAAAGGTGTCTTCACTGAAGAAGGTGGCCAATTTGAAGGTATGTTTTATGATAAAGCAAATAAAGCCGTTACGGATTTATTAACTGAAAAAGGTGCTTTATTAAAATTAGACTTTATTACACATAGCTACCCTCATGACTGGAGAACGAAAAAGCCGGTTATTTTCCGTGCAACACCACAATGGTTTGCATCAATTAGTAAAGTTAGAAAAGATATTTTAGATGCAATCGAAAGCACAAACTTCAAAGTAAATTGGGGTAAAACACGTATTTATAATATGGTACGTGACCGTGGTGAATGGGTGATTTCACGTCAACGTGTTTGGGGCGTACCTTTACCAGTATTCTATGCTGAAAATGGCGATATTATCATGACAAAAGAAACAGTGAATCATGTAGCTGATTTGTTTGCTGAACACGGTTCAAATATTTGGTTTGAAAGAGAAGCGAAAGACTTGCTACCTGAAGGGTTTACACATCCTGGTAGTCCTAATGGTACGTTTACAAAAGAAACAGATATTATGGATGTTTGGTTCGATTCAGGCTCATCACATCGTGGTGTATTAGAAACGAGACCTGAATTAAGATTCCCGGCAGATATGTATCTTGAAGGTAGTGACCAATATCGTGGTTGGTTTAACTCATCAATTACAACTGCTGTTGCTACGAGAGGCGTTTCTCCTTATAAATTCTTGCTTTCACATGGGTTTGTTATGGATGGAGAAGGTAAGAAAATGAGTAAATCTTTAGGAAATGTTATTGTTCCTGACCAAGTCGTTAAACAAAAAGGTGCAGATATTGCCAGACTTTGGGTAAGTAGTACTGACTATTTAGCTGACGTTAGAATTTCTGATGATATTTTAAAACAAACATCTGATGTTTATCGTAAAATAAGAAATACACTAAGATTTATGTTAGGTAATATCAATGATTTCAACCCTGAAACTGATAGTGTTCCAGAGTCTGAATTATTAGAAGTTGATCGCTACTTGTTAAATCGTTTACGCGAGTTCACTGCAAGTACGATTAACAACTATGAAAACTTTGACTATTTAAACATTTATCAAGAAGTACAAAACTTCATCAATGTTGAGTTAAGTAACTTCTACTTAGATTATGGTAAAGATATTTTATATATCGAACAACGAGATTCTCACATTCGTCGTAGTATGCAAACTGTGTTATACCAAATTTTAGTAGATATGACGAAGTTGTTGGCACCTATTTTAGTGCATACAGCTGAAGAAGTTTGGTCACATACACCGCATGTAAAAGAAGAAAGTGTCCACTTAGCTGACATGCCTAAAGTTGTCGAAGTTGATCAAGCGTTATTAGATAAATGGCGTACATTTATGAATTTACGTGATGATGTAAACCGTGCGTTAGAAACTGCACGTAATGAAAAAGTTATTGGTAAATCATTAGAAGCTAAAGTTACGATTGCAAGCAACGATAAATTTAATGCATCAGAATTCTTAACTTCATTTGATGCATTACATCAATTATTTATCGTGTCACAAGTCAAAGTTGTTGATAAGTTAGATCAAGCAACAAACTACGAGCATGGCGACATTGTTATTGAACATGCAGATGGTGAAAAATGTGAAAGATGTTGGAACTATTCAGAGGACCTTGGTGCTGTTGGAGAATTAACGCATCTATGTCCACGTTGTCAAGAAGTAGTAAAGTCACTTGTATAA
- a CDS encoding RluA family pseudouridine synthase, producing the protein METFEFNITEKEQTGMRIDKLLPELNSDWSRNQIQDWIKAGLVVANDKVVKSNYKVKLNDRIVVTEKEIVEADILPENLNLDIYYEDDDVAVVYKPKGMVVHPSPGHYTNTLVNGLMYQIKNLSGINGEIRPGIVHRIDMDTSGLLMVAKNDIAHRGLVEQLMDKSVKRKYIALVHGNIPHDYGTIDAPIGRNKNDRQSMAVVDDGKEAVTHFNVLEHFKDYTLVECQLETGRTHQIRVHMKYIGFPLVGDPKYGPKKTLDIGGQALHAGLIGFTHPVTGEYIEKQADLPQDFEDLLETIRKRDA; encoded by the coding sequence ATGGAAACATTTGAATTTAACATTACAGAAAAAGAACAGACTGGTATGCGTATTGATAAACTATTACCGGAATTAAATAGTGATTGGTCACGTAATCAAATACAAGACTGGATTAAAGCAGGGTTAGTTGTAGCTAATGATAAAGTTGTAAAATCTAATTATAAAGTAAAGCTAAATGATCGAATTGTTGTCACTGAAAAAGAAATTGTAGAAGCTGACATTCTGCCTGAAAATTTAAATTTAGATATTTATTATGAAGATGATGACGTTGCTGTAGTTTATAAACCAAAAGGTATGGTAGTTCACCCATCACCGGGTCATTATACTAATACTTTAGTAAATGGTTTAATGTACCAAATTAAAAACTTATCTGGCATCAATGGTGAGATACGTCCAGGTATTGTACACCGTATTGATATGGATACTTCAGGTTTATTGATGGTTGCTAAAAATGACATTGCACATCGTGGTCTAGTAGAGCAATTAATGGACAAATCGGTTAAAAGAAAATATATTGCTTTAGTTCATGGTAATATTCCGCATGATTACGGAACAATCGATGCGCCAATTGGTAGAAATAAAAATGACCGTCAATCAATGGCAGTTGTTGATGATGGTAAAGAAGCAGTGACGCATTTTAACGTGTTAGAGCATTTTAAAGATTATACTTTAGTTGAATGTCAACTTGAAACCGGACGTACACACCAAATCCGTGTTCATATGAAATATATTGGATTCCCTTTAGTAGGTGATCCAAAGTACGGTCCGAAGAAGACTTTAGATATTGGCGGACAAGCATTACATGCTGGACTGATTGGATTTACACATCCTGTAACAGGAGAATATATTGAAAAGCAAGCTGATTTGCCACAAGATTTTGAAGATTTATTAGAGACAATACGAAAAAGAGATGCATAA
- a CDS encoding YlmH family RNA-binding protein, with protein sequence MINIDIYQHFRQEEYELIDLLTDKCAQAEQHYAPVLTHFLDPRGQYILEVICGSYDDLKVSFNGGPFAERKRAIISPSYFEPKESDFELSLIEINYPEKFVTLKHQHILGTLMSLGIEREQVGDIIVGEGIQFVLTSRLESFIMLELQRIKGASVKLNTIPLTDMIQSNENWKIESATVSSLRLDVVIKEMIRKSRTIAKQLIDKKRVKVNHTIVDSADFQLQANDLISIQGFGRAHITDLGGKTKKDKTHITYRTLFK encoded by the coding sequence GTGATTAACATAGATATTTATCAACACTTTAGACAGGAAGAATATGAGTTAATTGACTTATTGACGGATAAATGTGCACAAGCAGAGCAACATTACGCGCCAGTTTTAACTCATTTTTTAGATCCAAGAGGTCAATACATATTAGAAGTAATATGTGGCAGCTATGATGATTTGAAAGTTTCATTTAATGGTGGTCCTTTTGCCGAAAGAAAAAGAGCGATTATTTCACCGAGTTATTTTGAACCGAAAGAAAGTGACTTTGAGTTATCATTAATTGAAATCAATTATCCTGAAAAATTTGTAACTTTAAAGCATCAACATATTTTAGGAACTTTGATGTCGTTAGGTATTGAACGTGAACAAGTGGGAGATATTATTGTAGGTGAAGGCATTCAATTTGTTTTGACAAGTAGATTGGAATCATTTATTATGTTAGAATTACAACGTATTAAAGGCGCATCAGTTAAACTTAATACTATTCCATTAACAGATATGATACAATCTAATGAGAATTGGAAAATTGAAAGTGCGACAGTTAGCTCTTTACGATTAGACGTTGTTATTAAAGAGATGATACGTAAATCACGTACGATTGCTAAACAGTTAATCGATAAAAAGCGTGTTAAAGTGAATCATACTATTGTAGATTCAGCAGATTTTCAATTACAAGCAAATGATTTAATATCCATCCAAGGGTTTGGTAGAGCACACATTACTGACTTAGGTGGTAAAACTAAAAAAGATAAAACGCACATTACCTATAGAACATTATTCAAATAG
- the lspA gene encoding signal peptidase II, whose translation MNKKYFIGTSILIALFVIIFDQVTKYIVATSMKIGDSFEVIPNFLNITSHRNNGAAWGILSGKMMFFYIITIIILIALVYFYIKDAQYHLFMQIAISLLFAGALGNFIDRVLTGEVVDFIDTNIFGYDFPIFNIADSSLTIGVVLIIIALLKDTSNKKEKEVK comes from the coding sequence ATGAACAAAAAATATTTTATTGGCACTTCCATTTTAATAGCATTATTTGTCATAATATTTGACCAAGTTACCAAGTATATTGTTGCTACAAGTATGAAAATAGGAGATTCATTTGAAGTTATACCGAATTTTTTAAATATTACATCACATCGAAATAATGGTGCGGCATGGGGAATATTGAGTGGTAAAATGATGTTTTTCTACATTATTACTATTATTATTTTAATCGCGCTAGTATATTTTTATATCAAAGATGCTCAATATCATTTGTTTATGCAAATTGCAATTAGTTTACTTTTTGCTGGTGCATTAGGGAATTTTATCGATAGAGTATTAACAGGTGAAGTTGTAGACTTTATAGATACAAATATTTTTGGTTATGATTTTCCAATTTTTAATATCGCTGATTCTAGTTTGACGATAGGTGTTGTATTAATAATTATTGCACTACTAAAAGATACTTCCAATAAAAAGGAGAAGGAGGTTAAATAA
- a CDS encoding YggT family protein codes for MDINVLATIFKFILFVVEIYYFGMIIYFFTSWVPSIRETKVGYFLAKIYEPFLQPFRKIIPPIGIIDISSIAAIIVLVLFQRGLLQIFNWILIQLQ; via the coding sequence ATGGATATTAATGTGCTAGCTACAATATTTAAATTTATCCTTTTTGTTGTCGAAATCTACTATTTCGGCATGATTATTTATTTCTTTACATCTTGGGTTCCAAGTATTAGAGAAACAAAGGTTGGATATTTTTTAGCGAAGATATATGAGCCTTTTTTACAACCATTTAGAAAAATAATTCCACCTATTGGAATTATCGATATATCATCAATCGCAGCAATTATCGTTTTAGTATTATTCCAAAGAGGATTACTACAAATTTTTAATTGGATTTTAATACAATTACAATAG
- a CDS encoding YggS family pyridoxal phosphate-dependent enzyme, with translation MRVEENLQQIATQINDKIEKNNFSTKPNVIAVTKYVTIERAKEAYEAGIRHFGENRLEGFFQKKESLPKDAVIHFIGSLQSRKVKDVINDVDYFHALDRLSLAKEINKRAEHKIRCFLQVNVSGEVSKHGIALEDVDQFIHDLKEYDKIEIVGLMTMAPLTDDGAYIKSLFKNLRLKKEQIQRLNLDYAPCNELSMGMSNDYLIAVEEGATFVRIGTKLVGEEE, from the coding sequence TTGCGTGTAGAAGAAAACTTACAACAAATTGCAACACAAATTAATGACAAAATTGAAAAAAATAATTTTTCAACAAAACCAAACGTGATTGCAGTCACAAAATATGTTACAATAGAGCGAGCTAAAGAAGCATATGAGGCTGGAATAAGACACTTTGGAGAGAATAGATTGGAAGGCTTTTTTCAAAAGAAAGAGTCTCTACCAAAAGATGCAGTAATTCATTTTATTGGATCATTGCAATCTCGAAAAGTTAAAGATGTCATAAATGACGTTGACTATTTTCATGCTTTAGATCGATTGAGCTTAGCCAAAGAAATTAATAAACGTGCAGAACATAAAATTAGATGTTTCTTGCAAGTGAACGTTTCAGGAGAAGTTTCTAAACATGGTATTGCTTTAGAAGATGTAGATCAGTTTATTCATGATCTTAAAGAATATGACAAAATTGAAATTGTAGGTTTAATGACGATGGCTCCATTGACAGACGATGGTGCATATATTAAATCGTTATTTAAGAATTTACGCTTAAAAAAAGAACAAATACAACGACTCAATTTAGATTATGCACCTTGCAATGAATTATCAATGGGAATGAGTAATGATTACCTTATTGCAGTTGAAGAAGGTGCCACGTTTGTTAGAATTGGGACTAAACTTGTAGGAGAAGAGGAGTGA
- a CDS encoding DivIVA domain-containing protein, whose product MPFTPNEIKNKEFTRVKNGLEPTEVANFLEQLSTEIERLKEDKKQLEKVVEERDTNIKSYQEVHQSVSDALVQAQKAGEETKQAAEKQAEAIIARAQTQADQMVGDAVEKARRLAFQTEDMKRQSKVFRSRFRMLVEAQLDLLKNEDWDYLLNYDLDAEQVTLENIHHLHENDLKPDEAAAANAQNSETSSSENNSLANTNDSESTK is encoded by the coding sequence ATGCCTTTTACACCAAATGAAATTAAGAATAAAGAGTTTACACGTGTAAAGAACGGTCTAGAGCCAACTGAAGTTGCTAACTTTTTAGAGCAACTAAGCACAGAAATTGAACGTCTTAAAGAAGATAAAAAACAACTTGAAAAAGTAGTCGAAGAGAGAGATACTAATATTAAGTCTTATCAAGAGGTGCATCAATCTGTAAGTGATGCTTTAGTGCAGGCTCAAAAAGCTGGCGAAGAAACAAAGCAAGCTGCAGAAAAACAAGCTGAAGCAATTATTGCTAGAGCACAAACTCAAGCTGATCAAATGGTTGGAGATGCTGTTGAAAAAGCACGTCGTTTAGCTTTCCAAACTGAAGATATGAAACGCCAGTCTAAAGTATTTAGATCACGTTTCCGTATGCTAGTAGAAGCACAATTAGACTTATTAAAGAATGAAGACTGGGATTATTTATTGAATTATGATTTAGATGCAGAACAAGTGACACTTGAAAACATCCATCATTTACATGAAAATGATTTGAAACCGGATGAAGCGGCAGCAGCAAATGCACAAAATAGTGAAACAAGTTCTTCAGAAAATAATTCACTAGCAAATACGAATGATTCAGAATCAACAAAATAA